The genomic DNA CACCCCGGAAGCCCTCTTCACCTTCCCCGCCGTGTTCCAATTGCTGCCACCGAGGAGCGACTTCCTCGTGGACGCCCGCGGCGCGCCCGTGAAATATGATGCGTTCGATCCGTCTGTCTGGAGGGAGAAGGGGTGGGGTCCCTTCCGGGATGCCTCCTTGCACGAGGACGAGTCCTACCGCGCGCAGCTCGGGCGCATGCTCCAGGCACACCGGGAAATCGACGAGGCGCTGAGGCCCAGGTCGCCGCCTCCTCCGCCCCCCTTCGAGACCCTGGTGGTGGTGGGCTCGGGCCATCCCACGCCGGATCTCTTCCAGGAGAAGAACGGGACGCTCGATGTGGAGCACCCCGTGTATGGGGATGGAGATGGCTCGGTGGTGACGTCCCGGGCGCTGCCCGTGCTGCCCATGGCCTACCGGCGCCTGGACAGCAAGTCCGAGCACGTGGCCCTCATGTCCGACAAGAAGGTGCTGGGGGCCATCGAGCGCTTCTTCCGGGGGGAGGCCGTGGGCACGGCCCCGGTGTGAGGATCAGCTCACACGGAGCTTTCCGTGTGGGTTCGCGAGGACTTCGGACGGAGCGCGGTCTCCACCGCGCCGAGCAATGCCTCCAGGGTAAAGGGTTTGCGCAGGTAGGCTTCCACGGCATGGCCGCGCAATGCCTCGCGGGAGCACGAGGTCGTGATGATCACCCGGGTGTCTGGCGAGGTGCGCCGCAGGTGTTGAAGCACGCTCACTCCGTCCACCTGGGGGAGCATCAAATCCAGGAGGACGAGCTCTGTCTGTCCTTGGGACAGCAGCTCGAGCGCATCGAGACCGTTGCGCGCGATCCGCACCGTATGGCCTTCGCTCAAGAGAATGTCCTGGAGCGAATCCGCGAGTACGTCTTCATCCTCGACGATGAGGATGTGGCTCATTCGCGTCCTCCCGGTTTTCGTCGGCGGCGTCCCGGCGCGGTCTTCTTCACCCGGGCCGGCGCTCGGGTCTTCCGGGCAGGGCGGGCGGCGGGCGTCCCCTCGGCGCTGGACGGGAGCCGGTGGCGCGGCAGGCCCGTCAGCATCCCGTCGAGCGACGCATAGGATTCCTCCGCGCGCAGGCCGTGGTTCGTGATGGAGAGCTCGCGCAGGAACGGATCGTTCTCGCTGTCGCGCATCTTCAGGACGGACAGCATGCGCCTCAGCCGGCCATTCAATTCGACGAATCGCAGGAAGATGAGGTTGTCGATGATGGCTTCCGCTCCTCGGATGGGCGAGTGCAGATCCGGTCCGAAGAGCGTGTTCGTCTGTTCCGTCACGATCATGGACACATGCTGATCCCGCATGGCGTTGATGAGCGCGGACACGAAGCGCGTGGTGCGTTCCGGATCGATGGCTTCCTTGGCGAAGGGCTCCAGGCCATCGATGAAGACTCGCCTGTAGCGGTGCTTCGCGATCAGCTCCATCAATTCCTGCACCATGGCGTCGGGCAGGGTTTCCACAGGCGCGCGGACCTCCAGGCGGATCCTCCCCCGGGCCACGTCGGAGGTGATGTCATGACCCACCTTCTTCATCTTGTGGATCAACGTCTCGCCGCTCTCCGCGAAGCCGAAATACAGACCGCGTTCACCCTGGGTGGCGCCCTCGGCGAGGAAGTGCAGGCCGAGCAGGGTCTTGCCACTGCCAGGACTGCCCAGCAGCAGGGTGGAGGAATAGGCGACCAGTCCTCCGTGGCACATGGCATCGATGCTGGGGATGCCAAAGCGCAGGCGCGTGTCCGCGTCGGGAATGACCGTGGGCGTCTTGCGATGCAACGCTTCCCAGCGCGGATAGATGCTCACCCCGTTCTCGTCGATGAGGAAGGTATGCCGGCCGGGGATGTTGTTGCTGCCCCGGAACTTGAGCACCTCCAGGCCCCGGATGGCCTTGAGCCCCAGCAGCTCCGCGCTCAGCGCCAGGATGCCATCGACCATGGAGGTCTCGATGTCCATGGACTTGTGCTCGTCCGTGCTCAACAGCAGGGTGGTGCAGTCCGTGAGCCCACCGAGCACCGACAGACCCTGGAGGAACTCGCGCAGGGCGAGGGGGCTCTCCGCGAACTCGCGCAGCAGGGTGGCGCCGTCGATGACCAGGACGCGGCTCTTCTTCTCGCGCACCGTCCGGGTGAGCAACTCCAACATGCCGTGGAGGCCCTTCTCCTTCAGTGTCGCCGTCGCGCTGAGATAGAAGACCCGGGTGCCCACGTATTCGGGCCGGAAGAACGACAGCGAGCGCAGGTGCAGCATCATGCGCGAGTGCGTCTCGGCGAGCAGTGTGACATACAAGGCGCACTCGCCCCGCTCGGCGATGGAGAAGCAGAGCTGGTTGCCCAGGGTGGTCTTCCCCGTGCCAGGAGGCCCCGACACGATGTATGTACCTCCTCGGAGCCAGCCTCCGGCGAGGATCTGATCCAGATGCGGTGTGCCACTCGACAGCCGTGGGACTTCCCTCCCGGGTGCTTCCGCCTGCGTGTCGCTCCCTCCCATTCGAAAGGCCCCTCCTTTGTCTTTGTCCACGACCCCGAGTGAAGGATGCGCATCGAGGCGATGGAGACACCGGATGCTCGACTGTCCGGACGCTCAGAGGGCTGGAGGGCGGAGGGGAGGGGGCGGATGAGCCAGGGACGAGGACGCGAGCCGTGGTTGCAGATGTGTCACCGGTGCTTGATGCGGCTGGAGCCCAAGGCGGGAGGCGTGGACCTGCCCCGGCGGGTGCGCGCCACGCTCGCGCCCCACTCCCCCAGGGGCTCCGTGGCCGTCAGCCTCACCGGGTGTCTGGGCTATTGCCCCGAGGGGCGGGTGAGTGTCCGCTGGTTGGGTGAGCCCACGGCTCCCGAGGTGGTGGGGATTGACCCGATGAAGGACGGTGTGGAGCTTGTCGCACACCTTCGCGGCTCCGAGACGGAGGAGCGCTGAAGGGGGGGTGTTTCCCGGTGCTGTTCAGTCCCGGGTTTCCTGTGCGTCAGGCCTGTAACTTTCCGCTGTCGGTACCGTCATGAAGCGGATGGAGCCCGCTCGTACCGCGAGGTGAGAGCGCTGGTGGGGGTGGCGCGCCTCGCTACGTTGACTCCACACACGCTGTTTCGGTGTCGGGACGGCAGGGGTTGGGGGGGCGCGTGGACGGTCATCAGGGTGGAGCCGAGGGAGAGTCTGTCTTTACTGGGGAAGGGAGCACGCCAGCTCTCGCGACGGTGACCTCGTATTGGTATCGCGGGCGGGACTCGCGGCCTCAGGGACCCTTGAGCATGGCGCAGCTCCGTGAGCTGTGGGCGCGGGGCGGGCTCGACCTGCACTCGCTCATCTGGTGCCAGGACTGGCCACACTGGAAGCCGCTGTGCCTCGTGCCCGAGCTGTCTGGAATGCGGGGGACGCCGGCGCCGCTGCCCCTGGCGCGTCCCCGGGGCGGGACGTTCCTGCCGCTGCCCTCGCTCATCTCGGAGGAGGAGGCCTGGCTGCGGCAGTTGCGGGAGATGAGGGCGCGGGTGCGCCAGGTGACCCTCGCCTTGCCGCGTGGCGCGTCCGAGATGCCCACCCGGAAGATGGAGGCGGTGGCCGCCCGGCGTTCCCGCCGCG from Melittangium boletus DSM 14713 includes the following:
- a CDS encoding response regulator transcription factor, which codes for MSHILIVEDEDVLADSLQDILLSEGHTVRIARNGLDALELLSQGQTELVLLDLMLPQVDGVSVLQHLRRTSPDTRVIITTSCSREALRGHAVEAYLRKPFTLEALLGAVETALRPKSSRTHTESSV
- a CDS encoding ATPase domain-containing protein → MGGSDTQAEAPGREVPRLSSGTPHLDQILAGGWLRGGTYIVSGPPGTGKTTLGNQLCFSIAERGECALYVTLLAETHSRMMLHLRSLSFFRPEYVGTRVFYLSATATLKEKGLHGMLELLTRTVREKKSRVLVIDGATLLREFAESPLALREFLQGLSVLGGLTDCTTLLLSTDEHKSMDIETSMVDGILALSAELLGLKAIRGLEVLKFRGSNNIPGRHTFLIDENGVSIYPRWEALHRKTPTVIPDADTRLRFGIPSIDAMCHGGLVAYSSTLLLGSPGSGKTLLGLHFLAEGATQGERGLYFGFAESGETLIHKMKKVGHDITSDVARGRIRLEVRAPVETLPDAMVQELMELIAKHRYRRVFIDGLEPFAKEAIDPERTTRFVSALINAMRDQHVSMIVTEQTNTLFGPDLHSPIRGAEAIIDNLIFLRFVELNGRLRRMLSVLKMRDSENDPFLRELSITNHGLRAEESYASLDGMLTGLPRHRLPSSAEGTPAARPARKTRAPARVKKTAPGRRRRKPGGRE